The DNA region GACGATGGCGCACGGACTCGACGTGTTGCCGGGGACGCACCTGGCGCGCGCCGTGTCTGCAGGCATGGCCACGCAGGTCAACAGCCGGCATCACCAGGCGGCCAAGGTGATTGGCGACGGCCTGGTCGTCGCCGCGCATGCGCCTGACGGGATCGTCGAGGCGATCGAGGCCACCTCGTCGCCGTTCTGCGTCGGCGTGCAGTGGCACCCCGAGAACTTCTGGAAGACGGGCGAGTTCCTGCCGCTGTTCCGCCTGTTCGCGCTGGCCACGGAGCGCCGCGCCCTCGCACACACGTAACTGATCGACGACGCGTGGCGCACCGCGCCGCCGAGGCGCCGTTGGCGCGCGACGCCCAGGCGATCCGCTACGTGCGGCGGAGGACCACCAGCGCCTCGACGTGCGCGGTGACCGGGAACATGTCGAAGACCGTCACGGTCTCGACGGCGAGCCCCTGCGCGACGAGCACCTTGAGGTCGCGGGCCAGCGTGGCCGGGTCGCACGACACGTACGCCACCGTCGATGGGCGCGCCGCCGCGACGGCGCCGAGCGCCACCGGCGACAGCCCCGTGCGCGGCGGATCGACGATCACGCAGGCGTCGGCCAGGCGGCTCCCCTCGCCCGCGACGAACCCCTCCACGTCGCCACGCACCGCGCGCACGCGCGAGCCGAACGCCGTGGCATTGGCGACGAGATCCTCGGCGCTGATGGGGTCGCCCTCGACGCACGTCACCGCCCCGGCGCCACGGGCCGCAGCCGCGAGCCCGAACAGCCCGACCCCCGCGTAGAGATCGACGACCCGGGGCGCGTCGGCGGCCGCACCGAGCACGCGCGCAAGCAGGGCCGGCAGCAACACCCGGTTGCCCTGGAAGAACGCCGCGGCGTGGCGCGCGATGCCGGCGACAGCGTCGTCGACCTGCAGGCCGAGGGAGGTCCATGCGTCGCGCACCCGCGGGTCACCCTCGATGGTCGAGGGATGCCTGGACGAGGCCAGGGCGGCGCTGACGCCCGCGCAGTCGGGGGGCGCCCCATCGGACCACACCTCGCCATGGCGGGGCAGCGGCCGCGACAGTTCGAGGTGGACCGCGCGCCCATCCCCGCTCACCGCCTGCGTCACGAGCACGGCTTCGACGCTGGGCACGACCTCGGGCCGCAGCCGCGCGACCACCTCCGCCGCCAGGTCCAGCAGGCCGGGCGCGAGTTGCCCGCTGGCGCCGGCATCGCACAGCGTGTGCGTGCCTTCGAGGAAGAACCCGACGCGCCGGCCCTGCACGTGCAGGCGCGCCCGCAGGCGCCAGCCCGTCGCCGGCGACGCGAC from Luteitalea sp. TBR-22 includes:
- a CDS encoding class I SAM-dependent RNA methyltransferase; this encodes MAEDHVHEVLLEKPVAGGRSLARVDGRVVLVSGGIPGERATILVEKTGKGVAFGRVVDVLDPSPDRVTPSGDPRCGGLVFAHVAAPRQLDIKRAIVQDALERIGGLRDLPPIDAVASPATGWRLRARLHVQGRRVGFFLEGTHTLCDAGASGQLAPGLLDLAAEVVARLRPEVVPSVEAVLVTQAVSGDGRAVHLELSRPLPRHGEVWSDGAPPDCAGVSAALASSRHPSTIEGDPRVRDAWTSLGLQVDDAVAGIARHAAAFFQGNRVLLPALLARVLGAAADAPRVVDLYAGVGLFGLAAAARGAGAVTCVEGDPISAEDLVANATAFGSRVRAVRGDVEGFVAGEGSRLADACVIVDPPRTGLSPVALGAVAAARPSTVAYVSCDPATLARDLKVLVAQGLAVETVTVFDMFPVTAHVEALVVLRRT